A genomic region of Janthinobacterium lividum contains the following coding sequences:
- a CDS encoding YceI family protein, producing MTPHAHRRTLLACACALLAACTPFAPPPAASLPAAPVPAPAMQAPAWQQQGVQVLHIVPQESLLTITVRRGGALARLGHDHVIASRSLQGIVAPAPGRAQFRFRLDEMSVDEESLRQAAGLTTTPSADAIAGTRHNMLVRVLEAERYPWVRIDARRTGDKEVLEADITLHGVTRTVQLPVRIEQAADGRGLQASGSLLLKQSDFGIVPFAVLGGAMAVQDQMELAFRITARQDVSAPGSGASPDR from the coding sequence TTGACGCCACACGCCCACCGCCGCACGCTGCTGGCCTGCGCCTGCGCCTTGCTCGCGGCCTGCACCCCGTTCGCGCCGCCGCCCGCCGCCTCGCTGCCAGCCGCGCCAGTTCCGGCACCAGCCATGCAAGCGCCAGCGTGGCAACAGCAGGGCGTGCAGGTGCTGCACATCGTCCCGCAAGAATCCCTGCTGACCATCACCGTGCGCCGCGGCGGCGCGCTGGCGCGGCTCGGACATGACCACGTGATCGCCAGCCGCAGCCTGCAGGGGATAGTGGCGCCCGCGCCGGGACGCGCACAATTTCGCTTCCGGCTCGACGAGATGAGTGTGGATGAAGAGAGCCTGCGCCAGGCGGCCGGCTTGACGACGACGCCGTCGGCCGACGCCATCGCCGGCACGCGCCACAACATGCTGGTGCGCGTGCTCGAGGCGGAACGCTATCCGTGGGTGCGCATCGATGCCCGGCGCACGGGCGACAAGGAAGTGCTCGAGGCCGACATCACCCTGCATGGCGTGACGCGCACGGTGCAGCTGCCGGTGCGGATCGAACAAGCGGCCGATGGACGCGGCCTGCAGGCCAGCGGCAGCCTGCTGCTGAAACAGAGCGACTTCGGCATCGTGCCCTTCGCCGTCCTGGGCGGCGCCATGGCCGTGCAGGATCAGATGGAACTGGCGTTCCGCATCACCGCCCGGCAAGACGTCAGCGCGCCAGGATCAGGCGCAAGCCCAGACCGATGA
- a CDS encoding LysE family translocator, with translation MLSPDQFLAFLAAAVVITASPGPDNLMVLGVGMSRGRRQGMAFGLGCALGCLTHTVLATIGVSALLAASPTAFTLLKVAGGLYLVWLGIGALRSRGGARVDGAAALPDESLLRLFGKGLFANSINPKVVLFFLSFLPQFIVAGQGNASWQTAQLGLVFTAQACVLFGLLGYFSGAVGKWLNRRPRAGLWLDRVAGTIFIGLGLRLILAR, from the coding sequence ATGCTCAGTCCTGACCAGTTCCTGGCCTTCCTGGCCGCCGCCGTCGTTATTACCGCCAGTCCCGGCCCCGACAACCTGATGGTGCTGGGCGTGGGGATGTCGCGCGGGCGCCGCCAGGGCATGGCGTTCGGTCTCGGCTGCGCCCTTGGCTGCCTCACGCACACCGTGCTGGCGACCATCGGCGTGTCGGCCCTGCTGGCCGCTTCGCCCACGGCATTTACCCTGCTGAAAGTGGCTGGCGGCCTGTACCTGGTGTGGCTGGGCATTGGCGCCTTGCGCAGCCGTGGCGGCGCCAGGGTCGATGGTGCGGCGGCCTTGCCCGACGAGTCCTTGCTGCGCCTGTTCGGCAAGGGCTTGTTTGCCAACAGTATCAATCCGAAAGTCGTGCTGTTTTTCCTTTCGTTCTTGCCGCAGTTCATCGTTGCTGGCCAGGGCAATGCCAGTTGGCAGACGGCGCAGCTGGGCCTGGTCTTCACGGCGCAGGCTTGCGTGCTGTTCGGCCTGCTCGGCTATTTTTCCGGCGCCGTCGGCAAGTGGCTCAACCGCCGCCCGCGTGCCGGCCTGTGGCTGGACCGCGTGGCCGGCACCATCTTCATCGGTCTGGGCTTGCGCCTGATCCTGGCGCGCTGA
- a CDS encoding hybrid sensor histidine kinase/response regulator, which translates to MNISQAKGAMIPERSPCRQDMKLPVSHRESIKMGTPQQTALPPFPARPSPNPSMPAHPPPSSHRASSSRVSAWLCGWPLLFSLLISLLGLAGAAQATPLPLNKQGIQHLGNGGQLFLAGSEAAPADAAALPAWLARQRPAEQVDLFGGAYWLHAQVRNDSGVAAWVIDPNDTLIDLVDLHVYGPGPHTAPQTLLTGYQRPHEYLLHYGRNVQLAPGATYDILIRFSSPYYARAPMFGVKTQQDYRKLVGKENFLMVASIGALLALGLFNFFIFSITLEKASAYYALYVLTYGLAWAMTFHVFADLFDWHMLQLHYVPFFLLPVFSTLFYTHFLRLRDYSPRLYGISQVNLVLPLLLLPSCFFALSYAHTLATIVISIWMLLALICGIVVWCRGYQPARFFVLAFVALMLPGFLILPANLGLMPAMVANAQLVTLLGGTFDGLLLAFALADQIRLLRNNLEQRVQERTLALTLSNDALLKAKEHAEVVSRHRIDFLSAMSHDIRTPLAGVIGMLKFALRDQSVRGRTQEYLRIGLHNGVSLLTILNDILDFSKIDAGKLTLETVDFDLLALIGDAAGIVQGQADAKSLLLRRELALDLPRYVRADPTRLRQILINLLGNALKFTANGEVLLEVRRARTPPRHDGRSAIEFIISDTGPGIDADTLPRLFQKFEQADHSTTRRYGGTGLGLAICKELVELMGGTIGVESRVGIGSRFHFTLPLQDGSAPAADARRPARHARHACRLRILCAEDVRTNQIIIGTLLEGMGHDVTIVENGEQALRALGSGAYDCVLMDGRMPLMDGEQAARLIRDGGNAQFPIPDAHIPILALTANASEHDRQRYLAAGMDDFLSKPVDEALLFEKIDAIIDLLLARGHALPPATPTEDDALARQFGLEGAADEPPAPADPMTAPVHILPLAGLSPQHLQRIAQAFLTEAPRRLDLACHAVRDGNASAAAAAFHALKGSAGYLSRPTLHGLCHQMETLASNGQLDNVEQFLPQLQAALDAARRDLEAQPAG; encoded by the coding sequence ATGAATATCTCGCAAGCAAAAGGCGCCATGATACCGGAGCGCTCGCCATGCCGGCAGGACATGAAATTGCCCGTGAGCCACCGAGAGTCGATTAAAATGGGTACTCCACAGCAAACGGCGTTGCCGCCATTTCCCGCGCGACCATCACCAAACCCATCGATGCCAGCCCACCCGCCCCCATCCAGCCACCGCGCTTCCAGCTCCCGCGTCAGCGCCTGGCTATGCGGCTGGCCGCTTCTGTTCAGCTTGCTGATCAGCCTGCTGGGCCTGGCGGGTGCGGCGCAGGCGACACCTTTGCCCCTGAACAAACAAGGCATCCAGCACCTGGGCAACGGTGGGCAACTGTTTCTCGCCGGAAGTGAGGCCGCCCCTGCCGATGCGGCCGCCCTGCCCGCCTGGCTGGCGCGCCAGCGCCCGGCCGAACAGGTCGACCTGTTCGGCGGCGCCTACTGGCTGCATGCGCAAGTGCGCAACGACAGCGGCGTAGCGGCCTGGGTCATCGACCCGAACGATACCCTGATCGACCTGGTCGATCTGCACGTATATGGCCCCGGGCCACACACGGCGCCGCAGACCCTGCTGACGGGCTACCAGCGGCCGCACGAATATTTGTTGCACTACGGCAGGAACGTGCAGCTGGCGCCGGGCGCCACATATGACATCCTGATCCGCTTTTCCAGCCCCTACTATGCGCGCGCGCCCATGTTCGGCGTGAAGACGCAGCAGGATTACCGCAAGCTGGTGGGCAAGGAAAACTTCCTGATGGTGGCATCGATCGGCGCCCTGCTGGCGCTGGGCCTGTTCAATTTCTTCATCTTTTCCATCACCCTGGAAAAAGCCTCGGCCTATTACGCGCTGTACGTGCTGACCTATGGCCTGGCCTGGGCCATGACCTTCCACGTCTTTGCCGACCTGTTCGACTGGCACATGCTGCAGCTGCATTACGTGCCGTTTTTCCTGCTGCCCGTCTTCAGCACCCTGTTCTACACGCATTTCCTGCGCCTGCGCGACTACTCGCCCCGGCTCTACGGGATCAGCCAGGTCAACCTGGTGCTGCCCTTGCTGCTCTTGCCCAGCTGCTTCTTCGCCCTGTCGTATGCCCATACCCTGGCCACCATCGTCATCAGCATCTGGATGCTGCTGGCGCTCATCTGCGGCATCGTCGTCTGGTGCCGCGGCTACCAGCCGGCGCGCTTCTTCGTGCTGGCCTTCGTCGCCCTGATGCTGCCCGGCTTTCTGATCCTGCCGGCCAACCTGGGCCTGATGCCCGCCATGGTGGCCAACGCCCAGCTGGTGACCCTGCTCGGCGGCACCTTCGACGGCTTGCTGCTGGCCTTTGCCCTGGCCGACCAGATCCGCCTGCTGCGCAACAACCTGGAACAGCGCGTGCAGGAGCGCACCCTGGCGCTCACCCTCAGCAACGACGCCCTGCTGAAGGCCAAGGAACACGCGGAAGTGGTCAGCCGCCACCGCATCGATTTTCTGTCCGCCATGAGCCACGACATCCGCACGCCGCTGGCCGGGGTCATCGGCATGCTGAAATTCGCCCTGCGCGACCAGTCTGTACGTGGCCGTACGCAGGAATATCTGCGCATCGGCCTGCACAATGGCGTGTCGCTGCTGACCATCCTCAACGACATCCTCGATTTCTCGAAGATCGACGCGGGCAAGCTGACCCTGGAAACCGTGGACTTCGACCTGCTGGCGCTGATCGGCGACGCGGCCGGCATCGTGCAGGGCCAGGCCGATGCGAAAAGCCTGCTGCTGCGCCGCGAACTGGCGCTGGACCTGCCGCGCTACGTGCGCGCGGACCCCACGCGCCTGCGGCAAATCCTCATCAACCTGCTGGGGAACGCGCTGAAATTCACGGCCAATGGCGAAGTGCTGCTGGAAGTGCGGCGCGCCCGCACGCCGCCGCGCCACGATGGCCGCAGCGCCATCGAATTCATCATCAGCGATACGGGTCCCGGCATCGACGCCGACACCTTGCCCCGTTTGTTCCAGAAATTCGAGCAGGCCGATCATTCCACCACGCGCCGCTACGGCGGCACGGGCCTGGGCCTGGCCATCTGCAAGGAACTGGTCGAACTGATGGGTGGCACGATCGGCGTGGAGAGCCGCGTCGGCATCGGCTCGCGCTTCCATTTCACCTTGCCGCTGCAAGACGGCAGCGCGCCGGCGGCCGACGCGCGCCGGCCCGCACGCCACGCGCGCCACGCCTGCCGCCTGCGCATCCTGTGCGCCGAAGACGTGCGTACCAACCAGATCATCATCGGCACCCTTCTGGAAGGCATGGGACATGACGTGACCATCGTGGAAAACGGCGAGCAGGCGCTGCGCGCGCTGGGATCCGGCGCCTACGATTGCGTGCTGATGGATGGCCGCATGCCACTGATGGATGGCGAACAGGCCGCGCGCCTGATCCGCGACGGCGGCAACGCCCAATTCCCCATTCCCGACGCGCACATCCCCATCCTCGCGCTGACGGCCAACGCCAGCGAACATGACCGGCAACGCTACCTGGCCGCCGGCATGGACGACTTCCTCAGCAAGCCGGTCGACGAAGCGCTGCTGTTCGAGAAAATCGACGCCATCATTGACCTGCTGCTGGCGCGCGGCCACGCGTTGCCGCCTGCCACGCCCACCGAAGACGACGCCCTGGCGCGCCAGTTCGGTCTGGAAGGCGCCGCCGACGAGCCACCGGCGCCGGCCGATCCCATGACGGCGCCCGTGCACATCCTGCCGCTGGCAGGCCTGTCGCCGCAGCACTTGCAGCGCATCGCGCAAGCGTTCCTGACGGAGGCGCCGCGGCGCCTGGACCTGGCCTGCCACGCCGTGCGCGACGGCAACGCCAGCGCTGCCGCTGCCGCCTTCCACGCCTTGAAGGGCAGCGCCGGCTACCTGAGCCGCCCCACCCTGCACGGCCTGTGCCACCAGATGGAAACCCTGGCATCGAACGGCCAGCTCGATAACGTGGAGCAGTTCCTGCCGCAGCTCCAGGCGGCGCTGGATGCGGCGCGGCGCGACCTGGAAGCTCAGCCTGCCGGCTGA
- a CDS encoding alpha/beta hydrolase: MLLFLICINLHAVAAPAGAIVLWPGAPPGGAAPGPQRDSAKGSITQVDQPYLIAHRPAQPNGMAILLVSGGGYAHIEAGKESGPAANWLQAQGITAFELVYRLPREGGGGAAPFQDGQRAMRVIRARAAEWGIDPARIGMLGFSAGGHLAGMTAVQPDASRYAPVDAMDGVSARPDFAVLLYPVLTMQAPFDTTHAKKQLLGAHPTQAARDALSVELHVDARTPPAFIAQALDDPISPPENSRLMAAALRRAGVPVELHLFQHGGHGWGLGKPGSEPAAWPQLLLAWLRAHGWMAQPAG, translated from the coding sequence ATGCTGTTGTTTCTGATCTGTATCAATCTGCACGCTGTCGCCGCGCCGGCCGGCGCGATTGTGCTGTGGCCCGGCGCGCCGCCCGGCGGCGCGGCGCCGGGCCCGCAGCGCGACAGCGCCAAGGGCTCCATCACGCAGGTTGATCAGCCCTACCTGATCGCCCACCGCCCGGCGCAGCCGAACGGCATGGCCATCCTGCTGGTCAGCGGCGGCGGCTATGCGCATATCGAGGCGGGCAAGGAGAGCGGCCCGGCCGCCAACTGGCTGCAGGCGCAGGGCATCACGGCGTTTGAGCTTGTGTACCGCTTGCCACGCGAAGGCGGCGGGGGGGCCGCGCCATTCCAGGATGGCCAGCGCGCCATGCGCGTGATCCGCGCGCGGGCGGCCGAGTGGGGCATCGATCCGGCGCGCATCGGCATGCTCGGTTTTTCCGCCGGCGGGCACCTGGCCGGCATGACGGCCGTGCAGCCTGACGCTTCCCGCTATGCGCCCGTCGACGCCATGGATGGCGTCTCCGCGCGGCCCGACTTTGCCGTGCTGCTGTACCCCGTGCTGACCATGCAAGCGCCATTCGACACGACGCACGCGAAGAAGCAGTTGCTGGGCGCCCACCCCACGCAGGCGGCGCGCGACGCCTTGTCGGTGGAGCTGCACGTTGATGCGCGCACGCCGCCCGCTTTCATCGCACAGGCGCTGGACGATCCCATTTCCCCGCCCGAGAACAGCCGGCTGATGGCAGCAGCCCTGCGCCGCGCAGGCGTGCCCGTCGAGCTGCATTTGTTCCAGCACGGCGGCCATGGCTGGGGCCTGGGCAAGCCGGGCAGCGAGCCGGCCGCCTGGCCGCAGCTGCTGCTGGCATGGCTGCGGGCGCATGGCTGGATGGCTCAGCCGGCAGGCTGA
- a CDS encoding NAD(P)-binding protein has translation MTATPSARPSYIYQGGSVMMHSPLQLKQSEMYGYFVRGDLAKLQATVNTTLNQVAGSKMTLKALSPYVMLTFTRVNHADSANPVDQAKGWITEVDIVTWIMVGQMDAAGKLAHIYWYPCHIFVDDAMALINGRELFGYPKYLCDYEIPAAGSEPLRCSVAAKGFQHFSPETKLALHPLLEVNATVQTGQHKSVNSFLELIEQAFQIFLSIPDFFDMDQAGWADILSLLRNPRIDQIFLKQFPDSAGVKAVYQALVAAPAEINRLHSARLLGYEYECTLHAFDSFPLDQTLGLKLGPQAAILPFQVNFDFTAMPGEELVDNSRIAPEKIAILGGGVAAMTTAYYLTNQPGWQNRHAITVYQLGWRLGGKGASGRNAQVGQRIEEHGLHIWFGFYANAFKMIKEAYASLERPPGAPLATWRDAFKQHDYVALSEDVKGKWRNWSIVFPTLPGEPGEGGEDITLWQMAIAMVGWIEQWIRQIRQVADADARIVRASASQGEGVWPGWLRRLADEVVGQADELGLDVGLSVGALVALVADLAPDSTRHDQARHQLLASTLNGIRAWLRLRYRALIDGDDELRRLFICLDLGITVMKGMFEDGVFKNGFDVINDIDFRAWLKKHGGDEQFSVNSAPVRGFYDLVFAYEGGDFAKPNIEAGTLLRAMARIGLAYKGGIMFKMQAGMGDTIFTPLYEVLRKRGVEFKFFQRVEELVPGAGDIDSIRITQQVQLKDPAAGYAPLVDVKGLACWPSAPDYAQLEPAQAALLQEQEVNLESYWSDWPQQYQQAFGRQLPATVLKKGVDFDKVVFGISIGSLQALCPQLLAQSPALQLAADKVQTVATQAYQVWLNKNLGQMGWTTQPKGQQPVLSAFTEPYDTWAPMDQLLAHEDWPAGHEPKNVSYFCSAFPVDSYPPVTDTDFPARCAARAKQGALHQLEREIGALWPEAGGPGAFPWQWLVDAKEGAGPARFDSQYWRANVDPSERYVMSVVGSTQYRLATDQSGFSNLFLTGDWIKTGINAGCVEAAVMAGMQTSRAMTGYPAVIQGETDF, from the coding sequence ATGACGGCGACACCTTCGGCAAGACCTTCGTATATCTATCAGGGCGGTTCGGTGATGATGCACTCGCCGCTGCAATTGAAACAGTCGGAAATGTACGGTTATTTCGTCAGGGGCGACCTGGCGAAACTGCAAGCGACCGTGAATACCACCCTGAACCAGGTGGCGGGCAGCAAGATGACCCTGAAAGCCCTGTCGCCGTATGTCATGCTGACGTTTACGCGCGTTAACCATGCGGACTCCGCCAACCCCGTCGACCAGGCCAAGGGCTGGATCACGGAAGTCGACATCGTCACCTGGATCATGGTCGGCCAGATGGACGCCGCCGGCAAGCTCGCGCATATCTATTGGTACCCGTGCCATATCTTCGTCGATGACGCGATGGCCCTGATCAACGGGCGCGAGCTGTTCGGCTATCCGAAATACCTGTGCGACTACGAGATTCCCGCCGCCGGCAGCGAGCCGCTGCGCTGTTCCGTGGCTGCCAAGGGCTTCCAGCATTTTTCGCCGGAAACGAAACTGGCCCTGCATCCGTTGCTGGAAGTCAACGCCACCGTGCAGACAGGGCAGCACAAGAGCGTCAACAGTTTCCTGGAACTCATCGAGCAGGCGTTCCAGATTTTCCTCTCCATCCCCGATTTCTTCGACATGGACCAGGCCGGCTGGGCCGATATTTTGTCCTTGCTGCGCAACCCCCGCATCGACCAGATATTCCTCAAGCAATTCCCCGACAGCGCCGGCGTGAAAGCCGTGTACCAGGCCCTGGTGGCCGCTCCCGCCGAGATCAACCGCCTGCACAGCGCGCGCCTGCTCGGCTATGAGTATGAATGCACGCTGCACGCGTTCGACAGCTTCCCGCTGGACCAGACCCTGGGTCTCAAACTGGGGCCGCAGGCGGCGATATTGCCGTTCCAGGTGAATTTCGACTTCACGGCCATGCCGGGCGAGGAGCTGGTCGACAATTCCCGCATCGCGCCGGAAAAGATCGCCATCCTTGGTGGCGGCGTGGCGGCCATGACCACGGCGTATTATCTGACGAACCAGCCGGGCTGGCAAAACCGGCATGCCATCACCGTCTACCAGCTGGGCTGGCGCCTGGGCGGCAAGGGGGCCAGCGGGCGCAATGCACAGGTGGGCCAGCGCATCGAGGAGCACGGCCTGCACATCTGGTTCGGCTTCTACGCGAACGCCTTCAAGATGATCAAGGAAGCGTACGCGAGCCTGGAGCGTCCGCCTGGCGCGCCGCTGGCCACCTGGCGCGACGCTTTCAAACAGCACGATTACGTGGCCCTGTCGGAAGACGTCAAGGGCAAGTGGCGCAACTGGTCCATCGTCTTTCCCACCTTGCCGGGCGAACCGGGCGAGGGGGGCGAAGACATCACCCTGTGGCAGATGGCCATCGCCATGGTGGGCTGGATCGAGCAGTGGATCCGTCAGATCCGGCAAGTGGCGGACGCCGACGCGCGCATCGTGCGCGCCAGCGCGTCGCAAGGCGAAGGCGTGTGGCCGGGCTGGCTGCGCCGGCTGGCCGACGAAGTGGTGGGGCAGGCCGATGAACTGGGCCTGGACGTGGGCCTGTCCGTGGGCGCGCTGGTGGCGCTGGTAGCCGACCTGGCGCCCGATTCCACGCGCCACGACCAGGCGCGCCACCAGCTGCTGGCCAGTACCCTGAACGGCATCCGCGCGTGGCTGCGCCTGCGCTACCGCGCCCTGATCGACGGCGACGATGAATTGCGCCGCCTGTTCATTTGCCTGGACCTGGGCATCACGGTCATGAAGGGCATGTTCGAGGATGGCGTGTTCAAGAACGGCTTCGACGTCATCAACGATATCGACTTCCGCGCCTGGCTGAAAAAACATGGCGGCGACGAGCAGTTCAGCGTCAATTCGGCGCCCGTGCGCGGCTTCTATGACCTGGTGTTCGCCTACGAGGGCGGCGATTTTGCGAAGCCGAACATCGAGGCGGGAACGCTCTTGCGGGCGATGGCGCGCATCGGCCTGGCCTACAAGGGCGGCATCATGTTCAAGATGCAAGCCGGCATGGGCGACACGATTTTCACGCCGCTGTACGAAGTGCTGCGCAAGCGCGGCGTGGAATTCAAATTCTTCCAGCGCGTGGAAGAACTGGTGCCGGGCGCGGGCGACATCGACAGCATCCGCATCACGCAGCAGGTGCAATTGAAGGACCCCGCCGCCGGCTACGCGCCGCTGGTGGACGTCAAGGGACTGGCTTGCTGGCCCAGCGCGCCCGATTATGCGCAGCTTGAGCCAGCGCAAGCGGCCCTGCTGCAGGAGCAGGAAGTCAACCTGGAGTCGTACTGGAGCGACTGGCCGCAGCAGTACCAGCAAGCGTTCGGCCGGCAGTTGCCCGCCACGGTATTGAAGAAGGGCGTCGACTTCGACAAGGTGGTGTTCGGCATTTCCATCGGTTCGCTGCAGGCCCTGTGCCCGCAACTGCTGGCGCAAAGCCCGGCCCTGCAACTGGCGGCCGACAAGGTACAAACCGTGGCCACGCAGGCCTATCAGGTATGGCTCAACAAGAATCTGGGGCAGATGGGCTGGACCACGCAGCCGAAAGGCCAGCAGCCGGTGCTGTCGGCCTTCACGGAGCCGTACGACACATGGGCGCCGATGGATCAACTATTGGCGCACGAAGACTGGCCGGCGGGGCATGAACCGAAAAATGTCTCGTATTTTTGCAGCGCCTTCCCCGTCGACAGCTACCCGCCCGTCACCGACACGGATTTCCCGGCCCGCTGCGCGGCCAGGGCGAAGCAGGGCGCGCTGCACCAGCTGGAGCGGGAAATTGGCGCGCTGTGGCCCGAGGCGGGCGGGCCGGGCGCGTTTCCGTGGCAATGGCTGGTCGATGCGAAGGAGGGTGCGGGGCCGGCGCGCTTCGACAGCCAGTACTGGCGCGCGAATGTCGACCCGTCCGAACGCTACGTGATGTCGGTGGTGGGCAGCACGCAGTACCGGCTGGCCACCGACCAGTCGGGCTTCAGCAACCTGTTCCTCACGGGCGACTGGATCAAGACGGGCATCAATGCGGGCTGCGTGGAGGCGGCCGTGATGGCCGGCATGCAGACCTCGCGTGCCATGACGGGCTATCCGGCCGTGATCCAGGGGGAGACGGATTTTTAG
- a CDS encoding phosphohydrolase: protein MAMITTDYVSTYSGNRFYPLRPHIDKVAIEDIAHGLAYQCRFNGQTQVFYSVAQHSLIVAELAPPHLRLAALLHDAAEAYLGDMVKPLKVLLPEFAVLEDKVSAIIAATYGLDFSDYAPIKRADLIALATEKRDLMPHSAERWAYLDGIAPLPGIIEAMGPAEAKQRFLHAFAQLGGLGLAA from the coding sequence ATGGCAATGATTACCACCGACTACGTTTCCACCTATTCAGGCAACCGTTTTTATCCCTTGCGCCCGCATATCGACAAGGTAGCCATCGAGGACATCGCCCACGGCCTCGCCTACCAGTGCCGCTTCAATGGACAGACGCAAGTGTTTTACTCGGTCGCCCAGCACAGCCTGATCGTCGCCGAACTGGCGCCACCCCATTTGCGCCTGGCCGCCCTGCTGCACGACGCGGCCGAAGCCTACCTGGGCGACATGGTGAAACCCTTGAAAGTGTTGCTGCCGGAATTTGCCGTACTGGAAGACAAGGTCAGCGCCATCATCGCCGCCACGTATGGGCTGGATTTTTCCGATTACGCGCCCATCAAGCGGGCCGACCTGATCGCGCTGGCCACGGAAAAGCGCGACCTGATGCCGCACTCGGCCGAACGCTGGGCTTACCTTGACGGCATCGCCCCCTTGCCCGGTATAATCGAGGCCATGGGTCCGGCCGAAGCCAAGCAGCGCTTCCTGCATGCCTTTGCCCAACTGGGCGGGCTTGGGCTGGCCGCATGA
- a CDS encoding response regulator, which produces MNIDSDSAAKEADEPDWLVDEPLGRTDAAAEPSTAVPWRVLIVDDDVDVHVVTKFALSQASFQGRRLSFLHAYSGAEALALLRSTPDIAVVLLDVIMETQDAGLQVARQVREELHNSAVRIILRTGQPGQALEHRIIIDYDINDFWCKTDLTTRKLFTTVIASLRTYATLREAQQQVTELAAALAQCGDTPAAPASGTP; this is translated from the coding sequence ATGAATATAGATAGCGATAGCGCCGCCAAGGAGGCGGACGAACCCGACTGGCTGGTCGACGAACCGCTGGGACGGACAGACGCGGCGGCAGAACCGTCCACTGCGGTGCCTTGGCGCGTGCTGATTGTCGATGACGATGTCGACGTGCATGTGGTGACCAAGTTCGCCCTCAGCCAGGCCAGCTTCCAGGGACGCAGGCTGAGCTTTTTACACGCGTATTCGGGCGCCGAGGCGCTGGCCTTGTTGCGCAGCACTCCCGATATCGCCGTGGTGCTGCTCGATGTCATCATGGAAACCCAGGATGCCGGGCTGCAAGTGGCGCGCCAGGTCCGCGAAGAACTGCACAACAGCGCCGTGCGCATCATCCTGCGCACGGGCCAGCCCGGCCAGGCCCTGGAACACCGCATCATCATCGATTACGACATCAACGATTTCTGGTGCAAGACCGACCTCACCACGCGCAAGTTGTTTACCACCGTGATCGCCTCGCTGCGCACCTATGCCACCTTGCGCGAAGCGCAGCAACAGGTGACCGAACTGGCTGCCGCCCTGGCCCAGTGCGGCGACACGCCGGCGGCGCCGGCCAGCGGCACACCCTGA
- a CDS encoding chromate transporter: MPSPSSIQPDLPRPQPASLADLFFSFTWLALQGFGGVLAVIQREMVERKRWLTQEEFLEDWAVAQIMPGPNVVNLSLMVGGRYFGLKGALTALAGMLAVPLLIVLVLGVLYTRFGDNAQMAGALRGMAAVSAGMIAATGVKLAAALGKHPLPLWLTLSITVLGVLMVAIFRWPLLYILLGLGGIGCLLTYRKLSA, from the coding sequence ATGCCCTCCCCCTCCTCCATCCAGCCCGACCTGCCCCGCCCGCAACCCGCCTCGCTTGCCGACCTGTTCTTCTCGTTCACCTGGCTGGCCCTGCAGGGGTTCGGCGGCGTGCTGGCCGTGATCCAGCGCGAGATGGTCGAGCGCAAGCGCTGGCTGACACAGGAAGAATTCCTGGAAGACTGGGCCGTGGCGCAAATCATGCCCGGGCCAAATGTCGTCAACCTGTCGCTGATGGTGGGCGGGCGCTATTTCGGTTTGAAAGGCGCGCTGACGGCGCTGGCCGGCATGCTGGCCGTGCCCCTCCTCATCGTGCTCGTGCTGGGCGTGCTGTACACGCGCTTTGGCGACAATGCGCAGATGGCGGGCGCCTTGCGCGGCATGGCGGCCGTCTCGGCCGGCATGATCGCCGCCACGGGCGTGAAACTGGCTGCCGCGCTGGGCAAGCATCCGCTGCCCTTGTGGCTGACCTTGTCCATCACCGTGCTCGGCGTGCTGATGGTGGCGATCTTCCGCTGGCCCCTGCTGTACATCCTGCTGGGCCTGGGCGGCATCGGCTGCCTGCTGACCTACCGAAAGCTGTCCGCATGA
- a CDS encoding chromate transporter: MNPPLQLVLSAGDWLNLFGHYLMLSLMSIGGAISTTSEMHRFLVEQHGWLTQAQFNESIAIAQAAPGPNVLFVALMGWNVGMNAGSYAAAYLGVLVTMVGIMLPSTTLTYVAAQWGYRNRDLRPVRAFKQGMAPIVVALLISTGMILGGANHDIRTDWPLWSLSIVAGLIIWRTKIHLLWLLAAGAVLGWFQLV; encoded by the coding sequence ATGAATCCGCCCCTGCAACTGGTGTTGAGCGCGGGCGACTGGCTGAACCTGTTCGGCCACTACCTGATGCTATCGCTGATGTCGATCGGCGGCGCCATTTCCACCACGTCCGAAATGCACCGCTTCCTCGTCGAACAGCATGGCTGGCTGACACAGGCGCAATTCAACGAATCGATCGCCATCGCCCAGGCCGCGCCCGGCCCCAACGTGCTGTTCGTCGCCCTGATGGGCTGGAACGTGGGCATGAACGCGGGCAGCTACGCGGCGGCCTACCTCGGCGTGCTGGTGACCATGGTGGGCATCATGCTGCCCAGCACCACTCTCACCTACGTGGCGGCCCAGTGGGGCTACCGCAACCGCGACCTGCGCCCCGTGCGCGCCTTCAAGCAAGGCATGGCGCCCATCGTCGTCGCCCTGCTGATTTCCACGGGCATGATACTGGGCGGCGCCAACCATGACATCCGTACGGACTGGCCCCTGTGGAGCCTGTCCATCGTGGCTGGCCTGATCATCTGGCGCACGAAGATCCATTTATTGTGGCTGCTGGCGGCCGGCGCCGTGCTGGGCTGGTTCCAGCTCGTCTGA